Genomic window (Bacillus sp. (in: firmicutes)):
ATGATGAACATTTCTGTTGTTCCTAAAAAGTTTTCAGAGAACGATCCTCGTAGTTTACCGTATCATTTTCCAAACTTTCCGATTGTTAAATATGCAAAAATTATGAATGAATACAACTACTATTATGCTCTAAAAGCAGCTGAAGAAGTTGCAAATAAAAACGGCTTTTTCTTGCTGCCTACCAGCTGCATGCACTGGCAGCGCAAGGCAAAATTTACTGAAATGAATCGTAAAATAAAAGTTGGGAACTACACATTTTTTATGATGCGTGAAAACGAATTAACTGAAAGTGAACGACAAAAACTAGAAAGATATTTAGAAGAATTAAACGAATCAGCGTAAAACGCATTTAAAGGCTTATAGTAAGATTTTTCAATGTTCTAGACCCTTTTTATTAATTTGTTTCGAAATAGCCCATAGAAGCGAAAATAAGAGGAGGTTTTTCCTGTGAAATTAACTTTATCAAGCGAAGAATTGGCTGTACTTTTTACTCATATAAGTTTAATGAAAAAAAGCATTAAAAAGGGCTTTAAAAAGACATATAAAGGTGATTGGGAAGAAAAATATACTGACTATTTATCTGTTATTAAAGTTTTAGAGGATTTAATGAAAAATGAAGAAATTGAACAGGACTTTTATGATATTAGCTTAGCAGCTGAAAAATTTACAATGCTGCATAGCTTTATAAATTTCTATGTGAATGAGCTTAACAAGAAAGAGAATAACAAGGATAAGTTAAAACACGAAACAATTAAACTTATGGCAATATTAGAAAGTATTCAGATGAAAACAAACAAATTGGCTGCTAGTTAATACAAAAATAAATTTAAAATTCGAATTGGAGTTTTTAAAATGATTGATTTTTCAGGTTTAACATTGTCGTTTAATGTGAATGAACTACTTAAAGCATCAATGAATTTAATCATGATTGTCAGCCCATTTGTACTTTTGGGAATTGCTTTAATGTTCTCTAAAGAAATTATGTTTTTTCTAAAGACTTTAGTGATTAGGGAACAATATAGAAAAGACTTTATGAAAAACGATTGGAAAACAGGTGAAAAAAAATGGACTAGAAGGGATAGCGTAAGTATGGCTTGGAATGCAAGCAAATATAAAAGGTTTGGGAGAAGATAAACAAAAAAATAACGAAAGCCAGAATAGATGTCTTTGGAGGTGTATTATGAAAAAATGGAAAGAACGAATCAAATTTTTATTTAATTTTGATGAGCTTCGTTTTGTCTTTGATAAAATTATCTTGATGTTGTATTTTTTATTTGGTGGGGCTGTAGGCGGTTTAACAACCATCTTTACTTTAAAAGATGTATTAAACATCAATATTGATGAAAAATTTATTGCATTTACAATTGACGCTGTAGTAAGTTCATCGGTTCAAATATATATTATATTAGCATTTACAATGCTTGCTATTGTGTTAATATTCAGAGTGCTATTTTTAGGAATCGGAAAATTAATTGAATCAATGATTAATAAAAAACAAGTAAAAGAGGATGCTAGTTTATAGCAGCCTCTTTTCTTTCGTTTAAATATCTGTAAAACGTGGTTTTCCCGATTCCAGTAGCTTCAGATATTTCTTTAATAGAATATTCTTTACTATCGTACATTCTGTATGCCATTTCAAGTTTTTTAGGACTCTTTTTAGGTCGCCCACCATTCCTTCCTCTAGCTCTTGCAGCTTCCAGACCGCTTTTTGTACGCTCACTGATAATATCTCTATCTAATTCGGCAATACTAGCCATTATTTTAAAAATAAATTTACCCATAGCCGTTGAAGTATCAATATTTTCGTGTATTGATACAAAGTCAATTTGGTTTTGCTGAAAATATTCCATCAACTCTATTAAATGTTTCGTGCTTCTACTTATGCGATCCAACTTATAAACTACAACTTTGTCACCAGGTCGAAGGTAGTTAAACATTTCCTCCAGCTGGGGGCGATCTTTGCGCGTTCCTGTTATCTTTTCTTCGAAAATTCGCCAACATCCGTACTTTTCTAGTGCATCGATCTGCATTTCTAGTTTTTGGTCTTGGGTGCTAACGCGGGCATAGCCGAAAATCATGTAATCACTCCTTTGTTAATAAATGTTGATATAGGGTTTTGATTAAATTCTCCAAAATATTTTTATCTATTGATTTATCAAATCCTTCAACTTCAACAAAACCATGCCATTCTATAATTCTTCTAATCTTATTCAAAGATAATGTAACCGAAACAATGGCAGAAATATCATCTTCATTGCTATTTGGATGAGTTCCGTAGTAATCTTCATCGCTTAAAACAACAAAATACGAACATGGAATACAAACACTATCATCATTCAAATAATCGGTCATTTCATATTGTTCCCTACCACATTTTATGCATTTCGCCAAAGTCATCATCTCCATTAATTAAGAATGAATGTTCTTATTTAATTATACCAAAAAGGGGTAATTGAAATCTATTAGGAACTTTGATTTGGTAAAGGTTTTTGGGCCTATTTTAAATTTGTTTTTCATTCTATATAACCAAATTTCTAAAAGTTTATAAAATGGTCGTTTACGGGAATAAAAATGCCCCTCTACTCGTTTGAGTGAGGGGTAATATTGTTATCTTTAAACGATTTTACAAAAAAGTTCTATTACTTGGTTTCTGTCGTTCCAATCTGGTGTATTTCCGTCAATCTGTTTAACAAAAACAGATGAATTATTTTCTGTTTGATACTCGTTAACAACTTCTTCGCCGTTGTCTGTATTGAAAGTCCAAGTTTTGTAGACATCTTCCAGTTTGTGTTGATGATGTTCTATATTTGTCATTCTAGCATTGTTTCCTACCCAGTTTTCAATTGTTTTGATAATATTCATTTCTCATTGCCCCTTTATTTTGTAATTTTGTAGTTGGTAATCGTTATTAAGCGGTTACTAGGTCATAACGTTTTTTAAATTCTTTAAATAAATCAAAGTCAAAGCAATGATTTCTATTTTCTATTCGTAAAAATCCTTCTGGTGAAATTTCGAATTTCTTGTTATTGATAATTGCATCAATAACTGCTGAAAATGTCGGACTACTGAAAAAAGATGTTTCGCAAAATTGATATTCGTAATAGTAGCCGATTGTTTTATAACTTTCTGTTCTCACAGCAAATTCGTAATCTGCATTTTGCTCAATTTTGTACATAGGACTTGATTTTTCAAGAGTGATAATAAGACCTAATTGTTTTATTAAACTTCTTGCATCTTTTTTGTTCATTTCTAAATTTTTAAACATTTCTCATTTCCCCTTTACTTTTTAATTAAAAATAGATATATTAGCTACATAATAGTCTTTACAAAGAGTATCTACTAGGGGATTGGAAGATTATTTTAATCTTTGTTTAAAGTCTTTAATGACTTTGAATATGCCCCGCCAGATACTCTTTTTTATTTTGTAGATTCGTAATGCTCTTTAAAGTAGTCTTGGCATTTCTTACAATAACTAGCACTCACTTTACTTTTAAACGGTGATATAGCAACATTCATTTCACCGCCGCACTGGGGACAAAGCCCTTTCTTTGCTCTCTTTTTGTACAAGCGGCGTTTGTTTTCACGCCACTTGCATTTGTCAGAGCAGTATTTTTGAAATGCTATCTTCGGTTCGAAACGGTTGTTGCAATCGCTGGCAGCGCAGATGATTTTAGTCATTAGAATCATCGCTTTTCGGCTCTTCTCCATATACTTCAATCATAGT
Coding sequences:
- a CDS encoding recombinase family protein, which gives rise to MIFGYARVSTQDQKLEMQIDALEKYGCWRIFEEKITGTRKDRPQLEEMFNYLRPGDKVVVYKLDRISRSTKHLIELMEYFQQNQIDFVSIHENIDTSTAMGKFIFKIMASIAELDRDIISERTKSGLEAARARGRNGGRPKKSPKKLEMAYRMYDSKEYSIKEISEATGIGKTTFYRYLNERKEAAIN